The Oncorhynchus nerka isolate Pitt River linkage group LG12, Oner_Uvic_2.0, whole genome shotgun sequence genome includes a region encoding these proteins:
- the LOC115138040 gene encoding high affinity immunoglobulin epsilon receptor subunit gamma-like isoform X1 produces the protein MGGRFLVLSALPLWMSFGSATALGESQICYILDGILFLYGIILTVLYCRLKFFPQMVPVTGAGTEKPPKAEEGIYTGLTPHAADTYETIGQKKRLK, from the exons ATGGGAGGCAGATTCCTAGTTCTTTCAGCTCTTCCTCTGTGGATGAGCTTTGGCAGTGCTA cGGCCCTGGGTGAGTCTCAGATCTGCTATATCCTGGACGGTATCTTGTTTCTGTACGGTATCATCCTCACCGTGCTCTACTGCAGGCTCAAG TTTTTCCCACAGATGGTTCCAGTGACTGGGGCTGGGACAGAAAAGCCACCG AAAGCGGAGGAGGGTATCTATACG gGTCTGACCCCTCATGCTGCGGATACCTATGAGACCATCGGTCAGAAGAAAAGATTGAAGTAG
- the LOC115138040 gene encoding high affinity immunoglobulin epsilon receptor subunit gamma-like isoform X2, protein MGGRFLVLSALPLWMSFGSATALGESQICYILDGILFLYGIILTVLYCRLKMVPVTGAGTEKPPKAEEGIYTGLTPHAADTYETIGQKKRLK, encoded by the exons ATGGGAGGCAGATTCCTAGTTCTTTCAGCTCTTCCTCTGTGGATGAGCTTTGGCAGTGCTA cGGCCCTGGGTGAGTCTCAGATCTGCTATATCCTGGACGGTATCTTGTTTCTGTACGGTATCATCCTCACCGTGCTCTACTGCAGGCTCAAG ATGGTTCCAGTGACTGGGGCTGGGACAGAAAAGCCACCG AAAGCGGAGGAGGGTATCTATACG gGTCTGACCCCTCATGCTGCGGATACCTATGAGACCATCGGTCAGAAGAAAAGATTGAAGTAG